A genomic window from Oceanobacillus timonensis includes:
- the dctP gene encoding TRAP transporter substrate-binding protein DctP produces MLSAILTLSLLLAACGGGDGESDGASGDGEFEEQSWQFVTEELQGEVQYEYAAEFGDRINEKTDGAITVEPLEFGALGSEVDQAQLLQQGGVELAVMSPGFTGNQVQDGQIFSLHYFFPSDQEQVQEVLTNSEALNQDLRAKYEEHGISPLSYWTEGATAWSSNVGIESPDDWSGLNIRVQESPLMRESYAAYGATVQSLSWDELYTALDRGTVDAQENPIFFIQSASFHEVQDTVTISNHNNYVAMTTVNTDWYNSLDDNVKEVVDETVTEMQDWVFEEQTTQNQEGIDMINEDTDNPTEVIELTDEQIEEFREVAEPVHQYYRDEVSDIDPEIFDKLQEEIADVMDE; encoded by the coding sequence ATGCTTTCCGCTATCTTGACACTCAGCTTATTATTAGCAGCATGTGGCGGAGGCGATGGTGAAAGTGACGGAGCATCAGGTGATGGCGAATTTGAAGAGCAGTCCTGGCAGTTTGTAACAGAAGAGCTGCAAGGCGAAGTACAGTATGAATATGCGGCAGAATTTGGAGACCGAATCAATGAAAAAACAGATGGGGCAATTACTGTTGAACCATTGGAATTCGGCGCTTTGGGAAGTGAAGTAGACCAGGCCCAATTACTTCAGCAAGGCGGCGTGGAACTGGCGGTAATGTCTCCAGGCTTTACAGGGAACCAAGTGCAAGATGGACAAATTTTCTCTTTGCATTATTTTTTCCCATCTGATCAGGAACAGGTACAAGAAGTATTAACCAACAGTGAAGCATTGAATCAAGATTTACGTGCAAAATATGAAGAACATGGTATTTCACCGCTGTCTTACTGGACAGAAGGAGCAACGGCCTGGTCCAGTAATGTTGGGATTGAATCTCCGGATGATTGGAGCGGTTTAAATATTCGGGTCCAGGAATCACCACTTATGCGTGAAAGTTATGCTGCATATGGGGCAACAGTTCAATCACTAAGCTGGGATGAATTATATACTGCATTAGATCGTGGTACAGTGGATGCACAAGAAAACCCGATTTTCTTTATCCAATCTGCAAGTTTTCATGAAGTACAAGATACCGTTACTATATCAAATCATAATAACTATGTTGCGATGACAACAGTTAATACGGATTGGTATAATAGCCTGGATGATAATGTAAAAGAAGTGGTCGACGAGACTGTAACAGAAATGCAGGATTGGGTCTTCGAGGAACAAACCACCCAAAATCAAGAAGGCATTGATATGATTAATGAGGATACCGACAATCCGACCGAAGTTATCGAATTAACAGATGAACAAATTGAAGAATTTAGAGAAGTTGCAGAACCTGTGCATCAATACTATCGTGATGAAGTTTCCGATATTGACCCGGAAATATTTGATAAACTGCAGGAAGAAATCGCAGATGTCATGGATGAATAA
- the proS gene encoding proline--tRNA ligase, whose product MGKKNKQFVEKITAMEDDFAQWYTDVVKQAELVDYGQVRGTMIIKPYGYAIWENIKDELDQMFKATGHTNVAFPLFIPESLLQKEKDHVEGFAPEVAWVTHGGDEELTERIAVRPTSEVLFCDYYSRNIHSYRDLPKLYNQWSNVVRWEKTTRPFLRSSEFHWQEGHTAHATDEDATKETNQMLEIYAKLVEEYLAIPVLKGTKTDKEKFAGAEFTLTIEALMHDGKALQSGTSHHFGSGFAEAFDITYLDENGESQFVHQTSWGLSTRIMGALIMVHGDNRGLVVPPKIAPTQAMIVPIAQHKEGVLDKAYDLRDKLAGIARVDIDGSDKMPGWKFNEYEMKGIPVRIEMGPKDIEKEQVVLVRRDTGEKEFVALTDVEERLTALLDEVQTSLYSRALEHRVEMTHTAKDMDEFKTEIEKGGFVKAMWCGDVACEEQIKEETSATSRCIPFEPESVSDKCVCCGKEAKELVYWARAY is encoded by the coding sequence TTGGGTAAGAAAAATAAACAATTTGTAGAGAAAATTACAGCGATGGAAGATGATTTCGCACAGTGGTATACAGACGTTGTGAAACAAGCTGAGCTTGTAGACTATGGCCAAGTACGCGGAACCATGATTATTAAGCCTTATGGCTATGCCATCTGGGAAAATATCAAAGATGAGTTGGACCAGATGTTTAAAGCAACTGGACACACCAATGTGGCTTTTCCGCTTTTTATTCCTGAAAGTTTATTGCAAAAAGAGAAAGATCACGTTGAAGGATTTGCTCCTGAGGTTGCTTGGGTAACACATGGAGGAGATGAGGAATTAACTGAGCGTATTGCGGTGCGTCCGACTTCCGAAGTACTTTTCTGTGATTATTATTCAAGGAATATCCACTCCTACCGTGATTTACCGAAATTGTATAATCAATGGTCCAACGTTGTCCGCTGGGAAAAAACAACACGGCCATTTCTGCGTTCTTCTGAATTTCATTGGCAGGAAGGGCATACAGCACATGCAACAGATGAAGATGCAACTAAAGAAACCAATCAAATGCTTGAAATTTATGCCAAACTGGTAGAAGAATATTTAGCAATCCCTGTTCTGAAAGGAACGAAAACAGATAAAGAAAAATTTGCAGGGGCCGAATTTACTTTAACGATTGAAGCATTGATGCATGACGGGAAAGCATTGCAATCCGGCACATCCCATCATTTTGGTTCGGGATTTGCTGAAGCATTCGATATTACGTATCTGGATGAAAATGGAGAAAGCCAATTTGTTCATCAAACTTCCTGGGGATTATCGACCCGTATTATGGGAGCATTGATTATGGTACACGGAGATAACCGCGGATTGGTCGTTCCTCCAAAAATTGCACCGACACAGGCAATGATTGTTCCAATTGCTCAGCATAAAGAAGGGGTATTGGATAAAGCGTATGACTTACGTGATAAGTTAGCTGGTATTGCCCGTGTAGACATTGACGGCAGTGACAAAATGCCAGGCTGGAAGTTTAATGAATATGAAATGAAAGGTATTCCAGTTCGCATCGAAATGGGACCAAAGGATATTGAGAAAGAACAGGTTGTTCTTGTCCGCCGCGATACAGGCGAAAAAGAATTTGTTGCATTAACCGATGTAGAAGAGCGTCTTACTGCCTTATTGGATGAAGTACAAACATCCCTTTATAGTCGTGCTTTGGAGCATCGTGTAGAAATGACACATACAGCGAAGGATATGGATGAATTCAAAACGGAAATCGAAAAAGGCGGATTCGTCAAAGCAATGTGGTGTGGAGATGTTGCTTGTGAAGAACAGATTAAAGAAGAAACATCAGCTACTTCCCGCTGTATTCCATTTGAGCCGGAAAGTGTATCTGATAAGTGTGTATGCTGTGGCAAAGAAGCGAAAGAATTAGTTTATTGGGCAAGAGCATATTAA